One Panicum virgatum strain AP13 chromosome 3N, P.virgatum_v5, whole genome shotgun sequence DNA segment encodes these proteins:
- the LOC120665100 gene encoding 60S ribosomal protein L30-like, which translates to MAPTKKSKKSTESINNKLQLVMKSGKYTLGYKTVLKTLRNSKGKLIILANNCPPLRKSEIEYYAMLAKVSVHHFHGNNVDLGTACGKYYRVCCLSIIDPGDSDIISTTPGAQ; encoded by the exons ATGGCTCCCACGAAGAAGTCG AAGAAGAGCACGGAGAGCATCAACAACAAGCTGCAGCTGGTGATGAAGAGCGGCAAGTACACGCTCGGCTACAAGACCGTCCTCAAGACGCTGCGCAACTCCAAGG GGAAGCTGATCATCCTTGCGAACAACTGCCCTCCGCTTAGGAAGTCTGAGATTGAGTACTATGCCATGCTTGCCAAAGTTAGCGTGCATCATTTCCATGGAA ACAATGTTGATCTCGGCACTGCCTGCGGCAAGTACTACAGAGTGTGCTGCCTCAGTATCATTGACCCAG GTGACTCGGACATTATCAGCACCACCCCTGGCGCCCAGTGA